A stretch of the Rosa rugosa chromosome 5, drRosRugo1.1, whole genome shotgun sequence genome encodes the following:
- the LOC133712556 gene encoding GDSL esterase/lipase At4g16230-like, whose protein sequence is MGGIFIDGKFILSIIFALWRMCLAKETPANFVFGDSLVEVGNNNYIPSLSKADYPPNGIDFGKPTGRYTNARTVIDIIGQSALGLKEFTPPYLAPTTAGPVILRGVNYASGGGGILNETGKIYVGRINMDAQIDNFANTRQDIISSIGLPAAVELLRRALFSVTIGSNDFLSNYLVPVITEVKRKLIPPETFVGILIARFRLQLTRLYNLGARKMVVINLGPIGCIPFEREVNLVADPDKCAEFPNQLARSFNAKLRTLVTELNKNLPGAKFVYGNVHSIVEDIIENYISYGFENTNSACCSVVGRYGGLISCGPQPSMVCEDRSKYVFWDPYHPSDASNMIIARRLLYGNSSDISPMNIVQLLQAS, encoded by the exons ATGGGTGGCATATTTATAGATGGAAAATTCATTCTTAGCATAATTTTTGCACTGTGGAGAATGTGTTTGGCAAAAGAAACTCCTGCTAATTTTGTGTTTGGGGATTCTCTGGTTGAAGTGGGGAACAACAACTACATTCCCTCACTCTCCAAGGCTGATTATCCTCCCAATGGAATCGATTTCGGAAAGCCTACCGGGCGATACACAAATGCAAGAACCGTCATTGACATTATAG GTCAGAGTGCTCTGGGTTTGAAGGAGTTCACTCCTCCTTACTTAGCTCCCACAACAGCTGGACCAGTAATTCTGAGGGGTGTCAACTATGCTTCAGGTGGAGGTGGAATTCTTAATGAAACAGGAAAAATATAT GTTGGTAGAATAAACATGGATGCACAGATAGATAATTTTGCAAATACCAGACAAGACATTATCTCAAGCATTGGTCTTCCTGCAGCAGTAGAGCTACTTAGAAGAGCTCTCTTCTCAGTAACAATCGGCTCAAACGATTTCCTCAGTAACTACTTGGTGCCAGTTATAACTGAGGTTAAGAGGAAGTTGATACCACCGGAAACTTTTGTTGGCATTTTGATTGCAAGATTCAGACTACAACTTACA AGACTGTACAATTTGGGTGCAAGGAAGATGGTTGTGATAAATTTAGGACCTATTGGGTGTATACCCTTTGAGAGGGAAGTAAATCTGGTAGCTGATCCAGATAAGTGTGCTGAATTTCCAAATCAATTAGCACGGTCATTCAATGCCAAGCTAAGGACCCTTGTCACCGAGCTAAACAAGAATCTTCCCGGGGCCAAATTTGTGTATGGAAATGTTCATAGTATTGTGGAAGACATCATTGAGAACTACATATCATATG GTTTCGAGAATACAAACTCTGCATGCTGCAGTGTAGTAGGGCGCTACGGGGGTCTAATCTCATGTGGTCCTCAGCCCTCAATGGTTTGCGAGGACCGGTCGAAGTATGTGTTTTGGGATCCTTACCATCCTTCTGATGCTTCTAATATGATCATAGCAAGGCGTCTCTTGTATGGGAACTCCAGTGATATTTCACCCATGAATATTGTGCAACTCCTCCAAGCTTCTTGA